The following coding sequences are from one Chelonoidis abingdonii isolate Lonesome George chromosome 4, CheloAbing_2.0, whole genome shotgun sequence window:
- the LOC142046740 gene encoding uncharacterized protein LOC142046740, with translation MVCEKEKNSQQENVEQVDKHRELSQRSERNVSWSHKQEKSSEIQHRPEKEQGKQPGEKMGNCISCQETQKDFKETTTHQEILSGKRKNTRTKCRKNACNYSILIKHQRIHTGERTYECSECGKCLSSRSGLYQHQRIHTGERRPYECSECGKSFTSSSGLYQHQRIHTGERPYECSECGVKFSRSSVLIRHRRIHTGERPYECCECRKSFASNSGLSKHQRIHTGERPYECSDCGKSFTSNLRPLSTSENPHRGEAYECSDCGKSFTSTSGLYQHRESTQGGGPMNA, from the exons AtggtgtgtgagaaagagaagaATTCTCAGCAGGAAAATGTTGAGCAAGTGGATAAACACAGAGAATTATCACAAAGGTCGGAAAGGAATGTGTCCTGGAGTCATAAGCAGGAAAAATCCAGTGAGATTCAGCACAGACCAGAAAAAGAGCAGGGAAAGCAGCCAGGGGAGAAAATGGGTAACTGTATTTCCTGTCAGGAAACTCAGAAGGACTTCAAGGAAACCACAACACACCAGGAAATCCTGAGCGGAAAGAGAAAAAATACGCGCACTAAGTGTAGAAAAAATGCGTGTAATTACTCCATCCTTAtaaagcatcagagaatccacacaggggagaggacctatgaatgcagtgagtgtggaaaaTGCTTATCTAGCAGATCAGGCCTTTatcaacatcagagaatccacacaggggagaggaggccatatgaatgcagtgaatgtgggaaaagcttcactagcAGCTCAGGCCTTTatcaacatcagagaatccacacaggggagaggccctatgaatgcagtgagtgtggggtAAAATTCAGTCGCAGCTCAGTCCTTATTAGGcatcggagaatccacacaggggagaggccctatgaatgctgtgagtgtaGGAAAAGCTTCGCTAGCAATTCAGgcctttctaaacatcagagaattcacacaggggagaggccctatgaatgcagtgattgtgggaaaagcttcactagcAACCTCAGGCCCTTatcaacatcagagaatccacacaggggagaggcctatgaatgcagtgattgtgggaaaagcttcactagcACCTCAGGCCTTTATCAAcacagagaatccacacagggaggaggccctatgaatgca Tga